Sequence from the Sphingosinicella ginsenosidimutans genome:
GGCAGGCCCGCGCGCAGATGCGCCAGCATATGCAGGACCGGATGTTCGACCGGATGGATCTCAACCATGACGGGAGCATCACGCGCGATGAGATGGCGCAGGCGCATGCGCAGATGCGCGAGCGGATGCAGCAGCGTCGCGCCGACCGTGGCGGTTCCGGGATGCGCCGGGGCCCGATGGGCGGACACGGCATGGGCATGCGCGGCCCGCGCGGCATGGGCCGTTTTGGCCCGCAGGGCGAATTGACCCTTGAACAGATGCGGGACCGGGCGCTCCAGCGCTTCGACCGGATGGACCTCAACCATGACGGCACCGTGACCGCCGCCGAGCGCCAGCAGGCGCGCGCGCAGATGCGCGAACAGATGCAGCAAAGGCGGGCTCAGTTCCGCGAGCGGATGCAGCAGCGCCGCCAGGGCCAGGCCGATCCCGGCGGCGACGCCGACGCCCAGCCGCAATAAGCGCAAAAGCGGGGCCGGGCCTCCAGCCGCCCGGCCCCCTCCTTTCCCTGCAACGGGTCAGGCGGCGCCGGCGGCCCTCGGGATCGCCAGCCGCACCCGCAGGCCGCCTTCGGGGCGGTTCTCCAGCTCCAGCTGCCCGCAATGGGCCTGCGCGGCGGCACGGGCGAGCGTGAGGCCCAGCCCGGATCCGCCGGTCTCCCGGCTGCGCGAGGGCTCGATCCGGTAGAAGGCCTCCTGGACCTTTTCGATCTCGCTCTCCGGAATACCGGGGCCGTCGTCGACGATCTCGATCGCGAGTTCGTCCGGGCCGAGATCGCGCACCGCGACGCGCGCGGCGCCGGCATATTTGACGGCATTTTCGACGAGGTTGCGGACCGCGCGGCGCAGCAGGCGCGGTCGGATGAGGCCAGTCTGCCGCGTTCCGGCCTCCATCTCGACCTCGGCGCCGAGCGCCCGGAACTCCTCGACCACCGCATCGGCGAGCGCGGTCACGTCGACCGAGCGCAGCGGCTCGACCGCGCGGCCGGAGCGGGCGAGCGCGAGCGTATCGTCGAGCATCGCCGTCATCTCCTCGATCGTCGCGATCATGTGCGCGCGCTCGTCGGCCGGCTCGACGCTCTCGGCGCGGATTCGCAGCGAGGCGAGGGGAGTCCGAAGGTCATGGCCGATCGCGCCGAGCATCCGGTCCTTCTCGTCGAGCATCGTACTTACCCGCATCCCCATCGCGTTGAAGGCCTCGATCGCCCGGCTCACGTCCGCAGGGCCGCGCGGCGCGACCCGCGGTGCCTCGCCATTGCCCTTGAATCCCTGCGCGGCGAGCGTGAGATCGCGCAGCGGCCGCGCGATCCGGATCGCGACGAACAGCATCGCGGCCAGCACGATCAGATAGGTGAGCAAAGTCGCG
This genomic interval carries:
- a CDS encoding EF-hand domain-containing protein, yielding MKNKLIILAGSALAVFGGVAVAQTGTSVPTMHRDHNAPETRQQVIERVQQRFERLDANRDGRVTPDEARQARAQMRQHMQDRMFDRMDLNHDGSITRDEMAQAHAQMRERMQQRRADRGGSGMRRGPMGGHGMGMRGPRGMGRFGPQGELTLEQMRDRALQRFDRMDLNHDGTVTAAERQQARAQMREQMQQRRAQFRERMQQRRQGQADPGGDADAQPQ
- a CDS encoding sensor histidine kinase, yielding MKAIVQRVVPKSLIGQIALVMAIALLLAQAINFSLIFTERQRVSRAQIEGPAVARFVLSAQRIANGLPARARDGPFSGSPIERRRRVTIDDASSVPAARNDPWLVERLRADASSNGLALRDARAFAEEIAFRRPSMDHDAPSGRGSALRGRSEIRLQRLILSVQLADGRWVNGRALTPRANPWLALRPALATLLTYLIVLAAMLFVAIRIARPLRDLTLAAQGFKGNGEAPRVAPRGPADVSRAIEAFNAMGMRVSTMLDEKDRMLGAIGHDLRTPLASLRIRAESVEPADERAHMIATIEEMTAMLDDTLALARSGRAVEPLRSVDVTALADAVVEEFRALGAEVEMEAGTRQTGLIRPRLLRRAVRNLVENAVKYAGAARVAVRDLGPDELAIEIVDDGPGIPESEIEKVQEAFYRIEPSRSRETGGSGLGLTLARAAAQAHCGQLELENRPEGGLRVRLAIPRAAGAA